In Janthinobacterium sp. B9-8, the genomic stretch GATCTGGTATACCTTAGAAGCATTGCTATGGGGGCTGTTTATTTATGCCTATACAAATACTCAATGGCGTTTACCCGATTTAATAGAAAAATTTCTTTCTTTTATCGGGCAGCGCTCTTATTCGTTTTACCTATTGCATGCGATGGTTCTTTACTTATTAAGCCATTATCTGGTTAGCGATTTATCTATTCCTATTTTGCTAGGAAAAATCACACTAGCACTACTACTAAGCTGCCTGCTAGCCGATTTAAGCTGGCGTAGTATTGAATTGCCATTTTTAAACTTGCGCCAGCATTATGTGCATTAAACAAACATCGATCAAATCACCCTTTATCTATTGATTAACAAGCAAGGAAAATCAGCATGAGCGATTGGACAGCAGGCTATATAGCAGATATCGGATATACATTTGGCTATTACAGTGAGCTTAACCCCCTACGGGTAAAGCTCGCTTTTCTAAGCGCTGGCTTAGCCTATCCGGAAATGGGTAATGCATGTGAATTAGGCTTTGGCCAGGGAATGAGTGCTAATTTGCATGCCGCCGCCAGTGTAACGCAATGGCATGGCACCGATTTTAATCCGTCTCAGGCGGGCTTTGCCCAAGAGTTGGCCGGCATTTCTGGTGGAGGGGCTAAATTATTTGATGAAGCCTTTGCTGATTTTGCTACCCGTAGTGATTTACCCGAGTTCGATTATATCGGCCTGCATGGTATTTGGAGCTGGATATCAGATGAAAACCGTGGCGTAATTGTTGAATTTATTCGCCGAAAATTAAAAGTAGGCGGTGTTTTATATATTAGCTATAACACCCAGCCCGGCTGGGCCAGCTTTGCTCCAATACGGCATTTAATGACCGAACACGCCGAGATTATTGGTGCAGAAGGCAATGGCATTGTGAGCCGGATTAATGGCGCACTCGATTTTACCGAAAAACTATTCGCCACCCAGCCTATGTATGCGCGGGCAAACCCGCAAATAGCGGAGCGAATACAAAAAATAAAAGAACAAAATCGCCATTATCTGGCACATGAATATTTTAATCGGGATTGGCTGCCTATGCACTTTGCCACCATGGCAGAGTGGCTGGAGCCAGCCAAGCTCAGCTTTGCCTGCTCTGCGCATTATATGGACCATATTGATGCCATTAATTTAAGTAGCGAGCAGCAGCAATTTCTTGCGGCAATTCCCGATGCCATGTTCAGAGAAACGACGCGTGATTTTATGGTGAATCAGCAGTTTCGCCGCGATTACTGGGTGCGTGGGCCACGCAAACTCAGCAAATTAGCGCAAGCAGAACAGGCTCGGCAATTGCGCGTGTTGCTGGTTCAGCACCGTGCCGATGTATCGCTCAAAGTAACAGGCAATCTGGGCGAAGCCACTATGCAAGACCATGTTTATGCGCCCATTTTAAATACCATAGCCGATCATCAGATCATCAGCCTTGGGCAAATCGAGCAAGCCACGGGCCTAGCTTTATCACAAATTTTACAAGCCGCCCTCGTGTTAATTGGCGGAGGCAGTGTGGTGGCAGTACAAGACGATGCCCATATTGCCAAAGCAAAAAAATCCTGCGAAAAACTCAACTATTATTTATGCAATCAGGCACGCGGCAGCCACGATATCAGCCATCTGGCCAGCCCTGTTTCAGGCGGTGGCATTAGCATCGGGCGCTTTCAGCAGTTGTTTTTACTGGCCCGCAGCCAAGGCAAAAAGCACCCAGCAGAATGGGCACAATTTGCCTGGCAAATCTTAGCTATGCAAAACCAAACCTTGGTAAAAGAAGGGCAAGCTTTAGAAACTGAAGAAGACAATCTCGCAGAATTAAATCGCCAGGCACAAACGTTTTCAGAAAAGCAGCTGAACATCTTTAAAGCGCTGGGAATAGCCTGGTAAGGCTTAGTAAATAAGCTGGTGGGTTTTACCCCAGTCCTGTCAGTTTAAGCGAAACGTTCTTCGTAGGGCGGGTGAAACCCGCGAGCAATTCTGAATAAATACGCGGGTTTCACCCGCCCTACGATATTTATAATGAGATTGAGCAAGAGGCATAATCAGAAAAAATTCTTTTGGAATATTTAAATAACAGGAAAAACATTTAAACCAGTCTTTGCAATAAATCTGATGGTGCAATATATAAAGTGGTTCTGCCATCTTTGCTAGGCAGGAGCAGCCGGTACTCTGCCAGCTTGTTTAAATAGCTTCTGGCGGAGTTATCCGCAATGCCATAATCGCTGACAATTTCTTTTACTGAGAAATACCTGCCCGGTGATTTGCTGGCTTTTTTAATAATATCTTTTTGCACAAAATTAAGCGCCTGACCAAATTTTGATTTCTCCAGCAGCGCTACAACCTGATTAAACTCTTGCGTTTTTTCTTCAAGATATTTTTTCAGCTCATCAAAAGCCTGAATAATAATATCTAACTGGTAATCAATAAAATAGGTTAAATCGTTCTGATCCGTTTCTGTATATAAGTAAGACAGGCCATAATCCTTCGGGCTATTTTTAAGTAATTTACTAATGGAAATATACTTAAACAGATCGTACTCATTCTTAAGCATAAACCAATAAAACAAAGCTCTGGCTGTGCGGCCATTACCATCCCTGAACGGATGCTCAAAACCCAGCATAAAATGCAAAATAATGGCCTTTACTACCGGCGCAATAAACTCGCAACCATCCAGGCCGGAATGATTGGCATTGGCAAAATCACACAGCGCTTGCAAGCGCTCCTGAATTAAGTGGTGTTTAGGCGGCTGATGCGCAATACCCCCGTTGCCGTCTTCCACAAAAATATCATCAGCATCCCTAAAATGCCCGGGCAAAACGCTATTGCCTGTTGTGCCTTCTGTAGCAACCCGATGAAAATCTAAAATCAAATCAACCGTTAATGCTTGCTTGCACTCTTTTTCTGCTTGTTTAAGCAGAAAAAAATTATTAAGAATCATCCGTTCATCTTCATTAAGCGGCGCTCTTTCATCCTCCAGCATTTTTTTAGCCACTTCACGCGTGGTGGCCGCGCCTTCCAGCTGGGCACTGCTGATGGCCTCTTCCATAATTAAAGAGGAAACCAGAAATTTGGCCTGAATTTGCATCGTAGCAGCCATTCCAGCCACCACCGCCACGCTGCCACCTGCCGTCTTAATCACCTGATGCAGCTTGGCT encodes the following:
- a CDS encoding Fic family protein; translation: MAKPRVERAPKFDLVQVDFPTLQKYLPLYDLTDSKGRYLHWDKLKWRVPRDEAQNIWFAIKFQRFIQMKEIDLFDEQGESFSYCIPNSMEAKLHQVIKTAGGSVAVVAGMAATMQIQAKFLVSSLIMEEAISSAQLEGAATTREVAKKMLEDERAPLNEDERMILNNFFLLKQAEKECKQALTVDLILDFHRVATEGTTGNSVLPGHFRDADDIFVEDGNGGIAHQPPKHHLIQERLQALCDFANANHSGLDGCEFIAPVVKAIILHFMLGFEHPFRDGNGRTARALFYWFMLKNEYDLFKYISISKLLKNSPKDYGLSYLYTETDQNDLTYFIDYQLDIIIQAFDELKKYLEEKTQEFNQVVALLEKSKFGQALNFVQKDIIKKASKSPGRYFSVKEIVSDYGIADNSARSYLNKLAEYRLLLPSKDGRTTLYIAPSDLLQRLV
- a CDS encoding class I SAM-dependent methyltransferase; protein product: MSDWTAGYIADIGYTFGYYSELNPLRVKLAFLSAGLAYPEMGNACELGFGQGMSANLHAAASVTQWHGTDFNPSQAGFAQELAGISGGGAKLFDEAFADFATRSDLPEFDYIGLHGIWSWISDENRGVIVEFIRRKLKVGGVLYISYNTQPGWASFAPIRHLMTEHAEIIGAEGNGIVSRINGALDFTEKLFATQPMYARANPQIAERIQKIKEQNRHYLAHEYFNRDWLPMHFATMAEWLEPAKLSFACSAHYMDHIDAINLSSEQQQFLAAIPDAMFRETTRDFMVNQQFRRDYWVRGPRKLSKLAQAEQARQLRVLLVQHRADVSLKVTGNLGEATMQDHVYAPILNTIADHQIISLGQIEQATGLALSQILQAALVLIGGGSVVAVQDDAHIAKAKKSCEKLNYYLCNQARGSHDISHLASPVSGGGISIGRFQQLFLLARSQGKKHPAEWAQFAWQILAMQNQTLVKEGQALETEEDNLAELNRQAQTFSEKQLNIFKALGIAW